A region of the Roseiflexus sp. RS-1 genome:
GTGCGGTTGCATCTGAGCCGCAGCGGCGTGGTCACGCCGACGTTCATCGAAAAATCGATCACGCTGCGCGCTGACGAGCCGGTGGTGCGGATACGCTACCGGATCCGCAATGATGGGTATGCACCGCTCGACTTCCTGCTCAAACTCCATCCCGCGCTGGCAATTTCTCCCGCCTGCCGGATCGATCTTCCGGCGCGCACCGTGATCATCGATGAAGAGTTTCGCCAGCGACTCGGCGCGACGGTCGAGCGGTTCACCTGGCCCCTGGCGCGATCCAATGCCGGAGCGACGGTCGATATGCGGCAGGTTCCGCCGCAGAGCGCCGCACTCTGCGATTTCTTCTATGCAATCGAACTCGACGCCGGCTGGTGCGCCCTGACCGATACCGCGCGCGCTGCTGGCTTCGGGTTGGCATTCGACCCGGCGGTATTCAGTTCGGTGTGGGTCTTCGGCGCATATGGCGGCTGGCGCGGTCTCTATACCACCATTCTTGAGCCATGCACCGGTTATCCATATCGTCTCGAAGAGGCGATCGCACGGGGAACCGCAAGCCGACTGGAAGCAGGAGCAGTTCTCGATACGGAAGTGACCGCTGTGCTCTACCGGGGCATCAGCGCAGTCGAACATATTGATCGCAATGGAGCAGTCCGATGAGTGACATCCTTGCAGGCAAAGTCGCGCTGATCACCGGCGCCGCCAGCGGCATCGGGCGCGCCACGGCGCTGACGCTGGCGCGTGAAGGCGCTGCGGTCGTCGTGGCCGACATCGATGCACCACGCGGTGCGGAAACCGTTGCGACAATCGGCGCTGCCGGCGGGCGGGCGCACTTCGTGCAGGCGGATGTCATCCGTGATGCAGAACGGATGGTCGAAGCCGCAATGCAGGAATTCGGGCGACTCGACATCCTGGTGAACAACGCCGGTATCTTCTACACCGTCGATCTGCTCGACGTGACCTTCGATGAATGGGTGCGCGCTGTTGATGTCATGTACTTCGGCACATTTCGTTGCAGTCAGGCGGCAGCGCGGCAGATGGTTCATCAGGGAGCAGGCGGGCGGATCGTCAACATCTCCTCGATCAACGCCTTTCTCGGTATGCCACAGTCCAGCCACTACAACTCGGCAAAAGGCGCGATTGATCAGCTAACGCGCTGCCTGGCGGTCGAACTTGCGCCGCACGGCATTCTGGTCAATGGTGTAGCGCCGGGGTTCGTCGAAACGCCTATGGCAATCGTCAATGGCATCAACGAACACGAAACGCCAGAGTTTCAGGAGTTCTATGTGCGTCGGCGGCGCATCCCGCTGGCGCGCCCCGCACTCCCCGCAGAGATCGCCGAAGCAGTGGCGTTCCTTGTTTCACCACGCTGCACCTACATCACCGGGCACACACTGGTTGTCGACGGCGGGTTGTCGATCACGTTCTGATACTATTAGTATAGAAGAAAACCAGCTTCAACGAGCCTGGATCGCCATCGCTTCATACTATTGCATAATCTTTTCATCAGGCAACCTCTTCAATACTGTTCAGCGATATGTGCTATAGTTACCCTGGCGCATATAAAGGCCATTGCTTTCCAGTTTCGAAGAGGAGGCCTGGTTTGGAGTCAGATCGCGAGATCGCGCGCATTGATCTGCGGCTACTTC
Encoded here:
- a CDS encoding DUF5107 domain-containing protein, translating into MIHFDPHWTYRGFRALVLENRYLRAVVLPDLGAKIWSLVDKAADREVLWHNPRVPPRPAVYGAAYDDWFCGGWDELFPNDAPAAVGGDVYPDHGELWSMPYDWQAEVDAREVRLHLSRSGVVTPTFIEKSITLRADEPVVRIRYRIRNDGYAPLDFLLKLHPALAISPACRIDLPARTVIIDEEFRQRLGATVERFTWPLARSNAGATVDMRQVPPQSAALCDFFYAIELDAGWCALTDTARAAGFGLAFDPAVFSSVWVFGAYGGWRGLYTTILEPCTGYPYRLEEAIARGTASRLEAGAVLDTEVTAVLYRGISAVEHIDRNGAVR
- a CDS encoding SDR family NAD(P)-dependent oxidoreductase, translated to MSDILAGKVALITGAASGIGRATALTLAREGAAVVVADIDAPRGAETVATIGAAGGRAHFVQADVIRDAERMVEAAMQEFGRLDILVNNAGIFYTVDLLDVTFDEWVRAVDVMYFGTFRCSQAAARQMVHQGAGGRIVNISSINAFLGMPQSSHYNSAKGAIDQLTRCLAVELAPHGILVNGVAPGFVETPMAIVNGINEHETPEFQEFYVRRRRIPLARPALPAEIAEAVAFLVSPRCTYITGHTLVVDGGLSITF